The Cucurbita pepo subsp. pepo cultivar mu-cu-16 chromosome LG18, ASM280686v2, whole genome shotgun sequence nucleotide sequence GACCTTTACTCCCAACCGAAAGCTTCCGGTTCTGGTCCTCTTAGAGTTGATGATAAAGGACAAATTGTTGATCCACAAAACTCCATTTTTCAAACGAATCCTCTTATCATTACCATCGAGGTAAGGCCGTCCTCCAAGTCTTGGAGTGACAATACCTCTCTCGAAATCTTCAACACTCCAGTGAGCTCGTTCACCATCAAATTCTCCATCGAGCACGACCACCTCGACCAAGAGCGACGACAAAGGATGTGCTGCCCCGACAATCTTATGATTATAATCATCGGTGACATCCATTAGTGCAATTTGTAGTCGCTCGCCGTTGTCGGATTCGATGTCGTTGGTGGTGAAAATGGTGGGGAGAAGCTTGTTGAGGAAACATAGCTTCAGCTTCACCATTTTAGACCCACCACCTCCGACAACGAATTCAGCTTCATGTTGGGAAGTTCTACACGTGAAATTCAATAATCATAATGATGAAATTCATTGGTTTAGTTTAAAANAATTGATTTAGTTTAAAACATGTAGAGACAAACCTTAAAGAACATGATTGTCGGGGGTTATTAGCCACCACCTTTGTCTCCACCTCCTCACGTACCTAGTATCCACATCCACAAATTCAGTTCAAAAACACATATATGTCCTTAAATGTGATCCACGATCgaaattatgttaaaataaGTAGAAGAGGCAAAGGAACACTGAGGGGAGAgatttttcaattctctttgttgttaTGAAAAAACATACCGTTGATCGATCGAGAAAGCACTAACTAGcttcttgaattttctcttgAAGTTAAGAACCAAAAGATCTTACTAattaaagtataaaatttagCCTACAACCACAGAACTAGATCTAGAATTTGTCAATTACTACCAATTCTTTTATAATTGCTAGTAACTCATTCTACTGAGCCAAATTTATAAGCCCAAAAGAGAGAGGGGTTTGAAAGTACCACCGGGCGaataaaagtttcaaaacgAGCCAATGTGTTCGGAGACGAAAAGTCAGCTACAATCCTGAGAAACCcagatcaagatcaagatcaagaacaagatcaaGAACACAAAACCGTGTTAGATTATGAAATCAAAGTAGAAGAGATGaggaaattaagaaaaaaaaaaaccaagatAGAGTGAGGAAGTTGATTCTTTTGAGGGGTTGTTCTTGATCATCGTGAGAATGCAAGAGACAATGAAAATCCCTCTTTTTGTTCATTGGCTCCattttaaatggaaatttgGAAGGTTGGTGAGAGATATTGGTAGTGAAGAACGCTCACATGGCTCAATTTATAAGAGTAATAGGGTAGCCAAGAACCAACCACGAACCTTCATGTCAAGGGACCTACGCGGTTTCCACGAGAGCGAGAGGATGAGAGGTGTGAATGTGGAAATAAATGGCACAAAGGGAAGCCTCTCAAGGGCTATCTTCATGAATACCTAACCCTTTAATATCTTCCCTTGTCCTTCaaatttacataaaatttaacttcaaatttgttagacgaacacgactctccacaatggtatgatattgttacTTTGAgtattgttaaataaaagccaTGTCCTATTTAGATAGGTGTTCTAAAAACATATGAATTCATGCCAATGTAAAAGCTTAATTCTAGGTGCTGTTTGGCCAATTCGGGAGAAGTCTTCGTCCTTGTATAattggtttttctatttttgtaattagatttgttatttaaaccgGAAAATAAGAtatcgagtcttcagcaaatcTGAGTgaatctctctccctctctccttttacttccgctaATTTTTCCTTCGAGGAAACCTTCGACCTATTTTTCGTCGACATTGTACTCCGAATTGTCAgagtcaacaagtggtatcagagtctCGTTGAAGCGATCGATAGTATACCATTATAGAAGAGCCAATCttatcaacaatcaagttgaatagctcaagtacTTAGAGcgtcgacctaacaacacacagaTCCcaggttcgagtagaagaaaatgcaaagcgcaaaaataaatacatcgtggggtccatcTTGAGTAGGCTCGCTCACTCCTCAACGTCGTGATGATGGGCGTCAAGTTGTTGTTGagcgagtgatcagggagacatTGACTTCCATTGTTCAGTACTCGTTTTAGGAGAGTCATTAATTTCAGTAGACCCACGGAATTTAAAGAACCTAAAGGAGCATGGGTCATATATTCCGCGGAACGTCGTTCTTGCCAAGGTTGTATATCTTTTTTCAGCCTACTCAAGTCCAAACCATTAGGACCCCTTAGTGGTTCTAACCAAGGAGCACGCAGATCCCAAAAACGCATAGTCTCTCCCCCAAAAATGACTTCTCCGGTCGGAGAACGCATTAGATATTTACCTAAACCAGTAGGTCCTTGAGCGGATCCAACGTTAGCTCCAAGACGTTGGTCTCTAACTAGAAACGTAAATGCTTGAGCTTGAGAAGCTTCGGGTCCAGTCGGCCCGTAAAACTCACTCGGATAAGCAGTATTATTGAACCAGACAAAACAACAAGCAATAAAACCAAAAACGGATAAAGCACCTAAACTATAAGACAAGTAAGCTTCTCCAGACCATACAAGTGCGCGGCGAGCCCATGCAAACGGTTTAGTTAAGATATGCCAAATTCCACCAAGTATACAAATGGAACCTAACCATACATGCCCCCCAACTATATCTTCCAAATCGTCCACACTAACAATCCATCCTTCTCCCCCAAAAGGAGATTTTAGTAAATAACCAAATATAACACTTGGGCTAAGGGTCAAGTTGGTAATTTTTCTTACATCTCCCCCCCCCGGAGCCCAGGTATCATATACGCCCCCAAAATAAAGAGCTTTGAATACTAGAAGAAAAGCACCTATACCTAACAAAATTAAGTGAATACCCAAAATGGTagtcattttatttctatcttTCCACACATAACCGAAGAATGGAAAAGATTCTTCAAGGGTCTCGGGTCCCAGAAGTGCATGATAAATACCGCCAAAACCCAATACTGCGGAGGAAATTAAGTGAAGTACTCCAGACACAAAGTACGGAAAGGTGTCTATAACTTCCCCACCAGGACCTACGCCCCAACCTAGAGTAGCTAGGTGGGGAAGTAAAATTAATCCTTGTTCATACATGGGCTTCTCAGGTACGAAATGAGCCACTTCGAATAGGTTCATTGCTCCGGCCCAGAATACGATTAATCCGGCATGGGCTACATGAGCCCCCAGTAGTTTACCGGATAAATTGATAAGTCGGGCATTCCCAGCCCACCAAGCGAAACCGGTGGTTTCTTGGTCACGACCAGCTAAAGCTAAAGTTCCATTAAAGAGCGTTTCCACGGGGTAGAACCTCCTCAGGGAATATAAGGTTTTCATGAGGCTGATCTTGAGCCGCCATCCAAGCACGAATACCTTCGTTTAAGAGAATATTTTTGGTATAGAAAGTCTCAAATTCAGGATCTTCCGCTGCACGGATTTCCTGAGAAACGAAGTCATAGGCACGTAGGTTCAGGGCCAGACCAACTACTCCAAGAGCACTCATCCATAAACCAGTTACTGGTACAAATAACATAAAGAAATGTAACCAACGTTTATTGGAAAAAGCAACCCCAAAGATTTGGGACCAAAAGCGGTTAGCAGTGACCATTGAATAAGTTTCTTCAGCTTGAGTTGGGTTAAAAGCACGGAATGTATTTGCACCATCACCATCTTCAAATAAGGTATTTTCTACGGTAGCACCATGAATAGCGCATAGCAGAGCAGCGCCCAATACACCCGCAACTCCCATCATATGAAATGGGTTCAATGTCCAATTATGAAATCCTTGGAAAAAGAGGATGAATCGAAATATAGCTGCTACACCANgggcccatgtggctcaataTCCAAGGAGGACAATTTCAATAATcggcccatgtggctcaatccaAGGAGGACAAAGAGGATGGAGCAAGCTCTTAGGGAGACGGCGAGCAAGCTCTTAGGGAGACGGCAGGAATTAAGGAGACATTGACCGCCGCGGAAAGAGGAGACGATGGAGCAAGCTCTTAGGGAGACGGCAGGAATTAAGGAGACATgggcccatgtggctcaataTCCAAGGAGGACAATTTCAATAATcggcccatgtggctcaatccaAGGAGGACAAAGAGGATGGAGCAAGCTCTTAGGGAAACGGCAGGAATTAAGGAGACATcggcccatgtggctcaatccaaggaggacaatttcaatttcagtaatcggcccatgtggctcaatccaaagaggacaatttcaatttcagtAGCTACGCCACCCACGGCAGGAATTAAGGAGAA carries:
- the LOC111779761 gene encoding calmodulin-binding protein 60 C-like; translation: MEPMNKKRDFHCLLHSHDDQEQPLKRINFLTLSWIVADFSSPNTLARFETFIRPVVREEVETKVVANNPRQSCSLRTSQHEAEFVVGGGGSKMVKLKLCFLNKLLPTIFTTNDIESDNGERLQIALMDVTDDYNHKIVGAAHPLSSLLVEVVVLDGEFDGERAHWSVEDFERGIVTPRLGGRPYLDGNDKRIRLKNGVLWINNLSFIINSKRTRTGSFRLGVKVIDDEILGNNNYLRIREAVSNSFKVMEHRSKGNNKHPPLMGEDEVWRLKGISKTGQYYERLSSEGIRTVESFVKAYKRDPRYLRKLLGDRVPDKTWKTIEFQVIEFHAEAMRGAEVADQNQTFLDELEDDCSQMLSWNK